The window CCCGGGATCTCACGAACCTCCCGGGCAATAAGCTCGTTCCGGCTTCCATCGCAGAGGAAGCCGTTCGGCTCGCCCAGCACTACGGCTTCGCCTGCGAAGTGCTGGACGAGCACGAGATTGCCGCCCGCGGGATGGGCGGCCTTACCGCGGTTGGCGCGGGCAGTGTCAACCCGCCACGCATGATCACCCTGCAGTATAAGGGTGATCCAGATTCCGCCGACGTGCTGGGCCTCGTCGGCAAGGGCGTGACCTTCGATACCGGCGGGATCTCGATGAAGAAGCCCGACGGCATGGAAGAAATGATCAGCGATATGGGCGGAGCCGCTACACTGCTCGGTGCCCTGCACGTCGTTGGTCAACTGAAGCCGAAGGTGAACCTGGTCGTGGTTATCCCTGCGGCGGAGAACATGACGTCTGGTTCAGCTTATCGTCCCGGCGATATCGTGACGATGCTAAGCGGACATTCCGTGGAGGTTTTGAATACAGACGCGGAAGGCCGCATTATATTGGCTGAGGGCTTGACCTATGCCAAGCAGCTGGGAGCGAACCGCCTGATTGATGTTGCAACATTAACAGGGGCCATTTTAATCTGCTTCGCCGATGTTGCGACAGGCGCGGTTACGAACGATGACGAGTTCCTGAAACCGCTGCTCCATGCAGCTTCGGCAGCTGGTGAAAAAGTATGGCAGCTGCCAAACTATCCGGAGTATCGCGCCATGCTGAAGAGTGATGTCGCCGATATTAAGAATGCGACTTCATCTGATCGCTGGGCAGGAGCCATTACAGCAGGTCTATTCATCGGCTACTTCGCCGAAGAAACGCCTTGGATCCATCTGGATACCGGCGGCACGGCTTGGTTATGGTCGGCCAAAGGCATCGAGCCTAAAGGTGCAACAGGTGTCATGGTTCGTACTTTAGCGGCCTATCTGTGTGGCGAAGAACTTAACTAGTTTTTCTTCTCCACTATAGTTTGATTAAAGCAGGAAAAGTGGTAAAAGTGCTCGATCAAGGTAGGATGGCTTAGTTTAGAAGAACCGTCTGATGAAATAGCAGTCTTTAGGAGCTTCTATTTCACTAAACTAACCCTTAAAGCAGCAAATAGAAGTCCCTAAAGGCTCTAATATACAGAAGTAATGCTGAAATTGGTATCATCCGCGAGAAATAGAAGTCTCAAAAGCCTCTTATTTAGCAGTTTTTACGCGATTTTCTCTAAATAACAGCCTCTAGAGACTCCTATTGAGAGGCATCACTTGCACAAGCTCCACCAATCATGAGCTTAACCTAGGTTTATCCAACATGAACACAAAAAAATCACCCGTCATCGAGTTATCGCCATTCAACCATGAAGTACGATGGTTGAATGGCGTAATAACTCAAGGCAGGGTGATTTTTTAATCTTCCTAGGCGCCAATACTTTGTCCAGCTGCAGCCGGCTGATTGACAGGCCTTTGAAGCAACTCATTTACGTCGGACATCCGAATGACCAGACGGTTG is drawn from Paenibacillus sp. V4I7 and contains these coding sequences:
- a CDS encoding leucyl aminopeptidase; its protein translation is MFAKITDITTGVFTSLMVNETGADAILVCLSEAELRQDAVLGLPQLDQALERMRAKGLFTGASGELEALPTHGLLPYAYVFVAGLGPAASRDTLRAAAVFAARKALALQFERLALKLPSGFDSRSAASALTEGLLLGTYRIAAYRKNEPARAELPQAVLLTEAAADAALLEGAIAAAEAVAEGTNYARDLTNLPGNKLVPASIAEEAVRLAQHYGFACEVLDEHEIAARGMGGLTAVGAGSVNPPRMITLQYKGDPDSADVLGLVGKGVTFDTGGISMKKPDGMEEMISDMGGAATLLGALHVVGQLKPKVNLVVVIPAAENMTSGSAYRPGDIVTMLSGHSVEVLNTDAEGRIILAEGLTYAKQLGANRLIDVATLTGAILICFADVATGAVTNDDEFLKPLLHAASAAGEKVWQLPNYPEYRAMLKSDVADIKNATSSDRWAGAITAGLFIGYFAEETPWIHLDTGGTAWLWSAKGIEPKGATGVMVRTLAAYLCGEELN